A genomic stretch from Blastocatellia bacterium includes:
- a CDS encoding GPW/gp25 family protein, translated as MSKPFLGVGWSFPLDAVKQGDKAVLRTADYEESVRQSIWLILGTAKGERVMRPDFGCGIYDLVFETNSASTAGRIEEEVRDALLFFEPRIDVLAVHVTSEGQGERLLISIDYQVRATDNLFNLVYPFYLERTSA; from the coding sequence ATGTCCAAACCGTTTCTCGGGGTCGGGTGGTCTTTTCCGCTCGATGCCGTAAAGCAAGGCGACAAGGCGGTGTTGCGCACCGCCGACTACGAAGAGAGCGTTCGCCAATCGATCTGGCTGATTTTGGGCACCGCGAAAGGCGAGCGCGTCATGCGCCCGGATTTCGGCTGCGGCATCTATGACCTCGTCTTTGAGACCAACTCCGCGTCGACGGCCGGGCGCATCGAGGAAGAAGTGCGAGACGCGCTGCTGTTTTTCGAGCCGCGCATTGATGTGCTCGCCGTCCATGTGACCTCCGAGGGGCAGGGCGAGCGCCTGTTGATCAGCATCGATTATCAAGTTCGCGCCACCGACAACCTGTTCAACCTGGTCTACCCATTCTATCTTGAAAGGACTTCGGCGTAG
- a CDS encoding PAAR domain-containing protein, translated as MGQPAAKQGDQVVAVDTHIVMVQAGPSQVPTPLPHPFAGILNDGLSQDVKIMGRPAATVGSTADNLPPHIPMPPGLAFQKNPSNKATIQIGSPTVKINGKAAARNGDAAMTCNDPADSPAGTVIAVGTVFIG; from the coding sequence ATGGGACAACCGGCAGCTAAACAGGGCGACCAGGTCGTCGCCGTTGATACGCACATCGTCATGGTTCAGGCAGGCCCGAGCCAGGTGCCGACGCCTTTGCCGCACCCGTTCGCCGGAATCCTCAACGACGGCCTGAGCCAGGATGTGAAGATCATGGGAAGGCCTGCGGCGACGGTCGGCAGCACGGCTGACAACCTGCCGCCGCACATTCCCATGCCGCCGGGCCTGGCCTTTCAAAAGAACCCGTCGAACAAGGCGACCATTCAGATCGGCAGCCCGACAGTGAAGATCAATGGCAAGGCGGCGGCGCGCAATGGCGACGCGGCGATGACCTGCAACGATCCCGCCGATAGTCCCGCGGGCACGGTCATCGCCGTGGGGACAGTCTTCATCGGATGA
- a CDS encoding phage baseplate assembly protein V gives MSMSGALLDSLAEREPAHKSYGVVVAMVTSVEDPEKLGRVKVNYPWLGENAEGTWARVTAPMAGNGMGIYFMPEIGDEVLVAFEHGDGRFPYVIGSLWSGKTKPPLKLGEGKNDVRLIKSRSGHVIRLTDEDGKEKIEIIDKSGKNRVSIETATNTITIAADKDVTISAPKGTIKLDAQKIEIVSSADTKIEAAAGIDVKASGTLNVKGAAVNIN, from the coding sequence ATGAGCATGAGCGGCGCCTTGCTTGATAGCCTCGCTGAGCGAGAGCCGGCGCACAAATCCTATGGCGTGGTGGTCGCGATGGTGACGAGCGTCGAGGACCCGGAGAAGCTGGGCCGCGTCAAGGTCAACTACCCCTGGCTGGGCGAGAACGCGGAAGGCACCTGGGCGCGCGTCACCGCGCCGATGGCCGGCAATGGAATGGGAATCTACTTTATGCCGGAAATCGGCGACGAAGTGCTCGTCGCCTTCGAGCACGGCGACGGCAGATTCCCCTACGTCATCGGCTCGCTGTGGAGCGGCAAGACGAAGCCGCCTTTGAAACTCGGCGAGGGCAAGAATGATGTGCGCCTGATCAAATCGCGCAGCGGCCATGTCATCCGCCTGACCGACGAAGACGGCAAAGAAAAGATCGAGATCATCGACAAGAGCGGCAAGAATCGGGTCTCGATTGAGACGGCGACAAATACCATCACCATCGCTGCCGACAAGGATGTGACGATCTCGGCGCCGAAAGGCACGATCAAGCTCGACGCCCAGAAGATTGAAATCGTTTCCTCTGCCGACACCAAGATCGAAGCGGCAGCCGGGATCGATGTGAAGGCTTCAGGCACCCTCAATGTCAAAGGAGCGGCGGTCAACATCAATTGA
- a CDS encoding contractile injection system protein, VgrG/Pvc8 family, whose product MPVREDQIAACEMVFGGQRPDESLLSFALSASVDLAIGKPGMFALEMEGYDENQGMGWMEDDRFALGTIVEVKMGYRNSLESLFYGTVMGIDLSLPASQPPRMTVRAFDLSHRMTRGEKRRAFANLKLSDIARKLAGEAGLTPRVHDSSDTREYVEQKGETDMAFLLRLAEEMNYHLFVIHKEMTFKPALRSASPRLRLAVDDNTLIDFQAHLSLARQVSEVVVQGWDVAKQAAITGRAMAGDETWTMGGTKSASTLLKGNDQAVHLISEHPVMTQEEANHFALARLNKVSLDLIEASGSAVGSAAMLPGEIIEIAGVSASFKGLYCLTGTTHRFDFESGYTTNFSARRNSI is encoded by the coding sequence ATGCCGGTCAGAGAGGATCAAATTGCCGCCTGTGAGATGGTCTTCGGCGGGCAGAGGCCGGACGAGTCACTGCTGTCGTTTGCCTTGTCGGCTTCGGTTGATCTCGCCATCGGCAAGCCGGGCATGTTCGCGCTGGAGATGGAAGGCTATGACGAGAATCAGGGCATGGGTTGGATGGAAGACGACAGGTTTGCGCTCGGGACGATTGTCGAAGTCAAGATGGGCTACCGGAACAGCCTGGAGTCGTTGTTTTACGGTACGGTCATGGGCATAGACCTTTCGCTGCCCGCTTCGCAGCCGCCGCGCATGACGGTGCGCGCTTTTGACCTGAGCCATCGCATGACCAGAGGCGAAAAACGCCGCGCCTTCGCCAATCTCAAATTGAGCGACATCGCGCGCAAGCTTGCCGGCGAAGCGGGGCTGACGCCGCGAGTGCACGATAGCAGCGACACCCGCGAATACGTCGAGCAAAAAGGGGAGACCGACATGGCCTTCCTGTTACGGCTGGCCGAAGAGATGAACTACCACCTCTTCGTGATTCATAAGGAGATGACCTTTAAGCCCGCCTTACGCAGCGCCAGCCCCAGGCTGAGACTGGCCGTGGACGATAACACGCTGATCGATTTTCAAGCTCACCTGTCGCTGGCGCGGCAGGTCAGCGAGGTGGTCGTCCAGGGCTGGGACGTGGCGAAGCAGGCCGCCATCACGGGCCGGGCCATGGCCGGCGATGAAACCTGGACGATGGGCGGCACAAAGAGCGCCTCGACGCTGCTCAAAGGTAACGATCAAGCCGTCCACCTGATCAGCGAACACCCGGTGATGACGCAGGAGGAAGCTAACCATTTTGCCCTCGCCCGCCTCAACAAAGTGTCGCTTGATCTGATCGAGGCCAGCGGCTCGGCGGTAGGCTCGGCGGCCATGCTACCCGGCGAGATCATCGAGATTGCCGGGGTGAGCGCGTCGTTCAAAGGGCTTTATTGCCTGACCGGGACGACGCACCGCTTCGATTTTGAGAGCGGCTATACGACCAACTTCAGCGCGCGGAGGAATTCCATATGA
- a CDS encoding LysM peptidoglycan-binding domain-containing protein: protein MALEKLRIIPQDSNLSEVVALFNPSTYSISKSVEYQSHRRKSLNAPLLSFVGGGSRTLSLQLFFDVTESPLVDGMPTRDVRALTNKLVELTRINRNTMRPPVCRIFWGSSRFANSDFPFTGVVNQLQQEFTFFDSSGTPLRANVNVSFTEFLGWGKEAEKDRRKTDPIFTTRVVRRGDTLNGIAAEVYGDPGAWRAIAEINGIDDPRRLEVGRSLQIPETE from the coding sequence ATGGCGCTAGAAAAACTGCGAATCATTCCCCAGGACAGCAATCTGAGCGAGGTCGTGGCGCTGTTCAACCCGAGCACCTATTCCATCAGCAAGAGTGTCGAGTACCAATCGCATCGCCGCAAATCATTGAACGCGCCGCTGCTCAGTTTCGTCGGCGGCGGCAGCCGCACGCTCAGCCTGCAACTCTTTTTCGACGTCACCGAATCGCCCCTCGTTGATGGGATGCCGACCAGGGATGTTCGCGCCCTGACCAATAAGCTCGTCGAGCTGACGCGAATCAACCGCAACACGATGCGCCCGCCGGTCTGTCGCATCTTTTGGGGCAGCAGCCGGTTTGCCAACTCCGATTTCCCTTTTACGGGCGTCGTCAATCAGTTGCAACAGGAATTCACTTTCTTCGACAGCAGTGGCACGCCGCTTAGAGCCAACGTCAACGTCTCGTTTACAGAGTTCCTTGGTTGGGGGAAAGAGGCGGAAAAAGACCGGCGCAAGACCGACCCCATCTTTACCACGCGGGTCGTCCGGCGCGGCGATACTCTGAATGGCATCGCCGCCGAAGTCTACGGCGACCCGGGCGCGTGGCGGGCTATCGCGGAGATCAACGGCATCGATGATCCGCGCCGCCTCGAAGTCGGCAGGTCGTTGCAAATTCCTGAGACGGAGTGA
- a CDS encoding phage tail protein, with the protein MPAVGLNAAFTLLSNATGIRIDPYFTFNFFVEIQGILSGGFSEVSGLQAETETQEYAEGGLNNYVHRFAGRTRWPALTLKHGLTPIDGLWLWHQRVVQGNVIRLNGTIYLLNEMRFPVLWWNFKNAFPSKWTGPDLRAGSSDIAFESIELVHEGLSRPMLASMAAGLGAGAAGLTSVDSKVASTVAGSGAKAAGFLRSR; encoded by the coding sequence ATGCCCGCTGTCGGACTGAACGCCGCATTCACGCTGCTGAGCAATGCGACAGGCATTCGCATTGATCCCTACTTTACCTTCAATTTCTTTGTCGAGATTCAGGGCATTCTCTCCGGCGGCTTCTCGGAAGTGAGCGGCTTGCAGGCGGAGACCGAGACGCAGGAGTACGCCGAAGGCGGGTTGAACAATTATGTGCACCGCTTCGCCGGGCGCACGCGCTGGCCGGCGCTGACGCTCAAGCATGGGCTGACGCCAATTGACGGACTGTGGCTCTGGCACCAGCGCGTGGTTCAGGGCAACGTCATCCGGTTGAATGGGACGATTTACTTGCTCAACGAAATGCGCTTCCCGGTGCTCTGGTGGAATTTTAAGAACGCCTTTCCGAGCAAATGGACGGGGCCGGACTTGCGGGCCGGCTCAAGCGACATCGCCTTTGAAAGCATCGAGCTTGTCCACGAAGGGTTGAGCCGTCCCATGCTGGCAAGCATGGCGGCGGGTCTCGGTGCCGGGGCGGCGGGACTGACCTCCGTGGATTCGAAGGTGGCAAGCACCGTGGCCGGTAGCGGCGCGAAAGCCGCGGGCTTTCTCCGCTCGCGCTAA
- a CDS encoding DUF6760 family protein produces MARLYEEVAYIAYHFHWPHDQILAMEHLERQKWVAEIARINERLNEQARPT; encoded by the coding sequence ATAGCGCGGCTCTATGAAGAGGTAGCCTACATCGCTTACCACTTCCACTGGCCGCACGACCAGATTCTCGCAATGGAGCACCTGGAGCGTCAAAAGTGGGTGGCAGAAATCGCCAGAATCAACGAGCGACTCAACGAGCAGGCAAGGCCGACCTAG
- a CDS encoding phage tail assembly protein, producing MLETEIDFTLPMGYRDGEGNLHRDGRMRLATAFDEIAPLKDPRVQSNPAYLIVILLARVITRLGALEYINPKIIEGLYAADLAYLQDLYRRVNENGHARVRAQCPHCEQQFELEIASPGGPGATP from the coding sequence ATGTTAGAAACCGAGATCGATTTTACTTTGCCGATGGGCTACCGCGACGGCGAGGGCAACCTGCACCGCGACGGCAGGATGCGGCTGGCGACCGCCTTTGATGAGATCGCCCCGCTGAAAGACCCGCGGGTGCAGAGCAATCCGGCTTACCTGATTGTCATTCTGCTGGCGCGTGTGATTACCAGGCTCGGCGCTCTTGAATACATTAACCCGAAGATCATCGAAGGGTTATATGCCGCCGACCTGGCCTACTTGCAGGACCTCTACCGGCGCGTCAACGAGAATGGCCATGCGCGGGTGCGGGCGCAGTGCCCGCATTGCGAGCAGCAATTCGAACTGGAGATTGCCAGCCCGGGGGGGCCTGGCGCTACCCCATAG
- a CDS encoding phage tail protein: protein MATGQRVDPYLGYNFLVEIDGITQAGFQEVSGLDVSTDSVDYREGSDPGHSRKLPGMTKFGAITLKRGITDSDELWKWRMTVVSGKPIRKNGSIILLDASGSEKIRWNFFMAWPSKWTGPSFNAGSAAIAIETLEITPEEIAKA, encoded by the coding sequence ATGGCGACAGGACAAAGAGTGGACCCGTATCTCGGATACAATTTTCTGGTTGAGATTGATGGGATCACCCAGGCCGGGTTCCAGGAAGTCAGCGGCCTCGATGTGAGCACAGACTCGGTCGATTATCGCGAAGGCTCGGACCCTGGCCATAGTAGGAAACTGCCGGGCATGACCAAGTTCGGGGCGATCACGCTGAAGCGCGGCATCACCGATTCCGACGAGCTATGGAAGTGGAGAATGACGGTCGTCTCAGGAAAACCCATCCGCAAGAATGGCTCGATCATCCTGCTTGACGCGAGCGGCAGTGAAAAGATTCGCTGGAATTTTTTCATGGCCTGGCCGTCAAAGTGGACCGGCCCATCGTTCAATGCCGGCAGCGCGGCGATAGCCATCGAAACGCTTGAGATCACGCCCGAAGAGATCGCCAAGGCTTAA
- a CDS encoding phage tail sheath subtilisin-like domain-containing protein, giving the protein MSSTRNIPGVYRQEVVLSPGPELTTGTAGFVGFADSADEETTRPRIIALRRWDEFAARVKSAPGSYLAAAVAGYFQNGGRRCYVACAGLNLDDSDALLEALKSLAPVTDIDLVAIPDALTFYNPGAANQGVALDQLQFALLQHCERNPGRMAILDAWPAETEAVTEQRQRITAGISEPVNGALYYPWIKTDAGRLVPPCGHVAGIYARSDGRAGVFKAPANEEILGALDLGILANKAGSGKGAHVPVVPDQEALNPQGVNCLRAFPGRGIRVWGARTLSRDPDWRYINVRRLFLTLQRWVDLKMSWVSFEPNTPVLWIRITREIDAYLMELWKAGALAGETVEQAFFLKCDGETNPPEAREAGQVITEIGLAPARPAEFIVVRIIQHTGVAPQ; this is encoded by the coding sequence ATGAGCTCGACACGCAACATCCCCGGTGTTTATCGGCAGGAGGTCGTTCTCAGCCCCGGCCCGGAGTTGACGACCGGCACCGCCGGGTTCGTCGGCTTCGCTGATTCAGCCGACGAGGAAACGACCCGCCCGCGCATCATCGCGCTGCGCCGATGGGATGAGTTTGCCGCCAGGGTCAAGAGCGCGCCGGGCAGCTACCTGGCCGCCGCCGTCGCCGGTTATTTCCAGAATGGCGGGCGGCGTTGTTACGTCGCCTGCGCCGGGCTCAACCTGGATGACAGCGACGCGCTGCTCGAAGCGCTCAAATCCTTAGCGCCCGTGACGGACATCGACCTGGTCGCCATTCCCGACGCGCTGACGTTCTATAATCCGGGCGCGGCGAATCAAGGGGTCGCGCTCGACCAATTGCAATTCGCCCTGCTTCAGCATTGCGAGCGTAACCCGGGCCGCATGGCCATACTCGACGCGTGGCCAGCCGAGACCGAAGCCGTGACCGAACAGCGCCAAAGGATCACGGCGGGAATCAGCGAGCCGGTCAACGGGGCGCTTTATTACCCCTGGATCAAGACCGATGCCGGCCGCCTCGTGCCGCCCTGTGGGCACGTCGCCGGCATCTACGCGCGCAGTGACGGGCGCGCCGGCGTTTTCAAAGCGCCCGCGAACGAAGAGATACTCGGCGCGCTCGATCTGGGAATTCTGGCGAACAAGGCGGGGAGCGGGAAAGGCGCCCATGTGCCCGTCGTGCCGGATCAGGAGGCGCTCAATCCGCAGGGGGTCAACTGCCTCAGAGCTTTTCCGGGACGTGGCATTCGCGTCTGGGGGGCGCGCACGCTCAGCCGCGACCCGGATTGGCGCTACATCAACGTCCGCCGCTTGTTTCTGACCCTGCAACGCTGGGTTGACCTGAAAATGAGTTGGGTGAGCTTCGAGCCGAACACGCCGGTGCTGTGGATTCGCATCACGCGAGAGATCGACGCTTACCTGATGGAGCTATGGAAGGCAGGGGCGCTGGCCGGCGAGACGGTCGAGCAGGCGTTCTTTCTGAAGTGCGATGGCGAAACCAATCCGCCGGAGGCGCGCGAAGCCGGGCAAGTCATCACCGAGATCGGACTGGCCCCGGCCCGGCCAGCGGAATTCATTGTGGTTCGGATCATTCAGCACACAGGCGTAGCGCCTCAATGA
- a CDS encoding phage tail sheath subtilisin-like domain-containing protein gives MPAVVKTIENDHVNRASYVTVKLAPAKTDDIKATYNYLVTKTIADASTKLGTGTGFELEFQTAEAKPAAVDTGTYSVRKRDQQGQESPIGATLSKGANNRYSLAFPAGTTFAAGDSVILDYRAQAKDEPVGAELKDGSTTTFDLKNPRAIQAGATVTLGGAPHTPFTISSDTTKSQITITKSLPEKTEITVDYLVGGLMKGQPVPRGGTDPTLFKLSDNPVLPDPKSFQVWVNGRPESNVQVIRKSDGFYLQFSTAPTGPVTADYTMFAFFKPVPTGTAVLCTSFSDYKRSFGDFSSDRMQNYLTHAVYGYFNNGGTRCYVIRAQDKTPPSTDAFDAAFNALDRIEDISIVVAPGITDDTARGVIVARCSRKGDRFAIFDSPETVDKLDKLTRLAAADGVMPQRTDVAAWYFPWIKTFDPVTKTLNPDGDGTINVPPSGHIAGVYARVDTQRGVHKAPANEAVLGALGVARPLSKAEQDGLNPKGVNCIRVINDSVLLWGARTVGGDMNTDLKYINVKRTLLFLKKSINEGTQWVVFEPNSPALWQTITRNVTAFLTSVWRSGALFGNTPQEAFYVKCDAETNPKDARETGQIITEIGVAIVRPAEFVIFRISQWAGPGQ, from the coding sequence ATGCCCGCCGTCGTCAAGACGATTGAAAATGATCACGTCAATCGAGCGTCCTACGTCACGGTGAAGCTGGCTCCGGCAAAGACAGATGACATAAAAGCAACCTACAATTACCTGGTCACGAAAACGATTGCCGATGCCAGCACCAAGCTCGGCACCGGCACGGGCTTCGAGCTTGAATTCCAGACCGCCGAGGCGAAGCCAGCAGCCGTCGATACCGGAACCTACAGCGTCAGGAAGCGGGATCAGCAGGGGCAAGAATCACCAATCGGCGCAACCCTCAGCAAAGGCGCGAACAATAGATACTCTCTGGCGTTCCCCGCCGGAACGACCTTCGCCGCAGGTGATTCCGTCATCCTCGACTACCGGGCACAGGCCAAGGATGAGCCCGTCGGCGCGGAACTGAAGGATGGCAGTACAACCACTTTTGATCTGAAGAATCCGCGGGCGATACAGGCCGGGGCCACGGTCACGCTCGGGGGGGCGCCTCACACGCCATTCACCATTTCGAGTGACACGACCAAGTCACAGATCACCATCACCAAAAGCCTGCCGGAGAAAACCGAGATCACGGTGGATTACCTGGTCGGCGGCTTAATGAAAGGACAGCCGGTTCCCAGAGGCGGCACAGATCCAACCCTCTTCAAACTGAGCGACAATCCTGTCCTGCCTGACCCGAAGTCCTTTCAGGTTTGGGTAAACGGCAGGCCCGAATCGAATGTGCAGGTCATACGTAAGAGTGACGGTTTCTATTTGCAGTTTAGCACCGCGCCGACCGGCCCGGTGACGGCGGATTACACGATGTTTGCTTTCTTCAAGCCCGTGCCGACCGGCACGGCGGTGCTATGCACCAGCTTCAGCGACTATAAGCGGAGTTTCGGAGATTTCTCGTCCGACCGCATGCAGAACTACCTGACGCACGCCGTCTACGGTTACTTCAATAACGGCGGCACCCGTTGCTACGTGATTCGCGCCCAGGACAAGACGCCGCCCAGCACCGACGCCTTCGACGCCGCCTTCAACGCGCTCGACCGCATCGAGGACATCTCGATTGTCGTCGCGCCGGGCATCACGGATGACACGGCGCGCGGGGTGATTGTCGCGCGCTGCTCCAGGAAGGGCGACCGCTTCGCGATCTTCGACAGCCCCGAGACCGTGGATAAACTCGATAAGCTGACCAGGCTCGCGGCCGCCGATGGCGTGATGCCGCAGCGAACCGATGTCGCGGCATGGTATTTCCCCTGGATCAAGACCTTCGATCCCGTGACCAAGACGCTCAACCCCGATGGCGACGGCACGATCAACGTCCCGCCGAGCGGCCACATCGCCGGCGTCTATGCGCGCGTAGACACGCAGCGCGGCGTCCACAAGGCCCCGGCCAACGAAGCCGTGCTGGGCGCGCTCGGCGTCGCGCGGCCCTTGAGCAAGGCCGAGCAGGATGGCCTCAATCCCAAAGGCGTCAATTGCATCCGTGTGATCAACGACAGTGTCCTGCTGTGGGGGGCGCGCACCGTCGGCGGAGACATGAATACAGACCTCAAGTACATCAACGTCAAGCGCACGCTGCTGTTCTTGAAGAAGTCGATCAACGAAGGCACTCAGTGGGTGGTTTTCGAGCCCAACTCGCCGGCCCTGTGGCAGACGATCACGCGCAACGTCACCGCCTTCTTGACCAGCGTCTGGCGGTCGGGGGCGCTGTTCGGCAACACGCCGCAGGAAGCCTTCTATGTGAAGTGCGACGCCGAGACCAACCCGAAAGATGCGCGCGAGACCGGGCAGATCATTACCGAGATCGGCGTCGCGATTGTTCGCCCCGCGGAGTTCGTCATCTTCCGCATCAGTCAGTGGGCTGGGCCGGGCCAATAG
- a CDS encoding Pvc16 family protein: protein MIEHLSKTLQALLTLNQAPPDQGLKEFFAGLKKQFPLLADSIQALAKDFPALATAVIKFDRPIDNYQGEDTGTVNLFLYDIRENMELRSNEPIIQRNNGEAILRRAPRRVACSYLVTAWYGSAEKDKELKEQALLSQALQVLSSFPTIPGEMLWESLKEQQPPLPMVTLAADGVKNPAEFWTALGGKLRPAFTVTVTVSLPALTPEKPVALVKKRELRVGEKAPGGQDLVRRGQEKDADVVESPFRIFGRITDPEGAPVRGAIVTATDDETEISATADDAGRYSLEGLSTGTYTLRAASAWKQSDLNPEGTSITIPGAAERSCDLKLTRGSATQKKGD from the coding sequence ATGATCGAGCACCTGAGCAAAACTTTGCAGGCGCTGCTGACCTTGAATCAGGCCCCGCCTGACCAGGGCCTCAAAGAGTTTTTTGCTGGCCTCAAGAAGCAGTTCCCCTTATTGGCCGATTCGATCCAGGCTTTGGCAAAGGATTTTCCCGCTCTGGCCACGGCGGTGATCAAATTTGACCGCCCCATAGACAATTACCAGGGCGAAGATACCGGCACCGTCAACCTGTTCCTCTATGACATCCGCGAAAACATGGAGCTGCGGAGCAACGAGCCGATCATCCAGCGCAACAACGGCGAGGCGATCTTGCGCCGCGCGCCGCGCCGCGTCGCCTGCTCGTACTTGGTCACGGCGTGGTACGGCAGCGCCGAAAAAGATAAGGAATTGAAGGAGCAGGCGCTGCTCAGCCAGGCTTTGCAAGTGCTGTCGTCTTTCCCCACCATCCCCGGCGAGATGCTCTGGGAGAGCCTCAAAGAGCAGCAGCCGCCGCTGCCGATGGTGACGCTGGCCGCCGATGGGGTGAAGAATCCCGCGGAGTTTTGGACGGCGCTGGGCGGCAAGCTGCGGCCCGCTTTCACCGTCACCGTCACCGTTTCGCTGCCGGCCTTGACGCCGGAGAAACCGGTGGCGCTGGTGAAGAAAAGAGAGCTGCGCGTCGGCGAAAAAGCGCCCGGCGGGCAGGACCTCGTCCGCCGCGGCCAAGAGAAAGATGCGGATGTTGTGGAAAGCCCGTTCAGAATCTTCGGGAGAATTACCGACCCGGAGGGCGCGCCGGTCAGGGGCGCAATCGTCACCGCCACAGACGACGAGACCGAGATCAGCGCGACCGCAGACGATGCGGGTCGCTATAGCCTTGAGGGACTTTCGACCGGGACCTACACCTTGCGCGCGGCGTCCGCGTGGAAGCAGTCCGACCTGAACCCTGAAGGCACGTCCATCACCATCCCGGGCGCGGCGGAACGTAGCTGCGACCTCAAGCTAACGCGTGGGAGCGCGACCCAGAAGAAAGGAGACTAA